In Myxococcus stipitatus, a single window of DNA contains:
- a CDS encoding Uma2 family endonuclease: MGEGPKRPATYEDLVALPEHLVGQIVDGELIVMSRPASAHGRASSRLYGELYGVFERGRGGPGGWLFIVEPELHFGQDVLVPDLAGWRRERMPEMPDVPFFTQAPDWVCEVLSPSTATLDRVRKKRIYAREGVKYVWLVDPKARTLEAYRGEGHQWVALGTHPGDQRARVEPFEELELELGRLWLSERKEP, translated from the coding sequence ATGGGTGAGGGACCGAAGCGCCCCGCGACGTATGAGGACCTGGTCGCACTGCCGGAGCACCTGGTCGGGCAGATAGTCGACGGGGAGCTCATCGTCATGTCCCGGCCGGCGAGCGCGCACGGCAGGGCCAGCTCCCGCTTGTACGGCGAACTGTACGGTGTCTTCGAGCGAGGACGCGGGGGACCAGGCGGCTGGCTCTTCATCGTCGAGCCGGAGCTGCACTTCGGCCAGGACGTGCTGGTGCCGGACCTCGCGGGCTGGCGGCGGGAGCGGATGCCGGAGATGCCGGACGTGCCGTTCTTCACGCAGGCGCCGGACTGGGTCTGCGAGGTGCTCTCGCCGTCCACGGCGACGCTGGACCGTGTGCGCAAGAAGCGCATCTACGCGCGGGAGGGCGTGAAGTACGTCTGGTTGGTGGACCCGAAGGCGCGGACCCTGGAGGCGTACCGGGGCGAAGGGCACCAGTGGGTGGCGCTGGGGACGCACCCGGGGGACCAGCGCGCGCGGGTCGAGCCCTTCGAGGAGCTGGAGTTGGAGCTGGGGAGGCTGTGGCTGTCGGAGCGGAAGGAGCCCTGA
- a CDS encoding AAA domain-containing protein: protein MSSEPRNRVLEKMLERLYAALASGPSLNCRPHHSRQRLDLATLSRLDGTPPHAVLAGLLGEKATVRLAVKPPVADTQAPAVTDDEDEDDAPRSPRSRAEEEQQALLRKLATIVDDARTFEQDTGAHVLHVGFPLLHLPPGPKDKRGFNTRRVLAPIAFIPVRITVKKGRAPSVELEGAEEGVDRVAPNTALLAWLEQQTGQRFGELFADETGADPWRELNELVASVAKALELPALAPFTADTPLAAVPRNDDDGARPAILPGAVLGLYPLSNQSLVDDMRALVDGEPISGPLESFLRVDVSLGQSHHAGGERNLEGLKHAAEERLVTIADPCQARAVRLARQSRGLVIHGPPGTGKSQTIANAIGDHLARGERVLFVCDKRTALDVVKHRLDHLGLGNLCAVVHDAQRDQRDLYMGIREQLDGLPEARTDAAVANALSRVDSELQSLHDELTAAERALAERPEGGAAPSFHELVGEWLGLDAPAALAPATASLSSARLSDVTPREREVREVLERGGKEGYPDNPWRDALGTDLASYLATPLATWRERLATTVEAARDADAAASPDIPTFGADPQAEGAARAAFAQKLAPVVEATSPEALARWGSASSDAVRAARTQLEGLAPQVKVLSEGPLDAELALLHREQPQALGALSTALATLGAYLGIASKWYAFFCFARKAGARKVLQQFGLTLGALAAERVSRFLTGARARLLLGEYHRATLAPGATNASALTDDALSRELRTHGALFELLGELDSAPLLASCRDAVRRALGGPREALPAMLTALRQSAPRGAAVARLEQRLTETHLFSNAWLASRSRELRAGATLHAEATSLQSRLSTVEGLLRLRSLLSGMPPALETAVEALARQGVDAEAGWVAVRKATLAAEVASRLRDDPALQHVDADRAQAAHARYRVLEDTKRGLVRDAILHRWTQRQRERLLASTGGRLNGQGAELRRRLMLRGERAMRVRQVIATGLDTEGGDPLFDARPVWMASPQTVAQIFPRRPIFDVVIFDESSQCRLEEALPVLTRAKRVVIAGDPKQLPPTRFFESAVVQSQEVEAESEQGLFEEQQAEVEDLLSAALNLDIDQCYLDVHYRSQNADLIAFSNDHFYDKRLQAIPAHPSHVAPHVPLRLIPVGGTYEKRVNLVEARAVGQLVKELLAQPEPPSIGIACFNLAQRDAILDVLDTLAAEDATFSQRLATARARRGAGSFEGLFVKNLENVQGDERDHLIISTTYGPDAQGRFYRRFGPLGSAGGGRRLNVLVTRARQQVHLLTSIPREAYASLPPVEAGRQPNGGWLLFAYLQFAERLAQDYAQEAANAKQDTSGAPVRREATVRARETTMGSAFAQALATRLARHHHVSSDVHWGNDGFCVDVALHHPTRPGDVTVGLLCDGTRYTKAADRVEWDLFRTAILEGQGWKLVRLWTPHFFRDPEGATTRVLQSSGDVLMREPSAQQAATASAGQRVVH, encoded by the coding sequence GTGTCGTCCGAGCCCCGCAACCGCGTCCTGGAGAAGATGCTCGAGCGGCTCTATGCCGCCCTCGCCTCGGGCCCGAGCCTCAACTGCCGCCCCCACCACAGCCGCCAGCGCCTGGACCTGGCCACGCTGAGCCGCCTGGACGGGACTCCGCCCCACGCGGTGCTGGCCGGCCTGCTCGGCGAGAAGGCCACGGTCCGCCTCGCCGTGAAGCCCCCCGTCGCCGACACCCAGGCCCCCGCCGTCACCGACGACGAGGACGAGGACGACGCCCCCCGCTCCCCGCGCAGCCGCGCCGAGGAGGAGCAGCAGGCCCTATTGCGCAAGCTCGCCACCATCGTCGACGACGCGCGCACCTTCGAACAGGACACCGGCGCCCATGTGCTCCACGTGGGCTTCCCCCTCCTGCACCTGCCCCCGGGCCCCAAGGACAAGCGCGGCTTCAACACGCGCCGCGTCCTCGCCCCCATCGCCTTCATCCCCGTCCGCATCACCGTCAAGAAGGGCCGCGCCCCCAGCGTGGAGCTGGAGGGCGCCGAGGAGGGCGTCGACCGCGTCGCCCCCAACACCGCCCTGCTCGCGTGGCTGGAACAGCAGACCGGCCAGCGCTTCGGGGAGCTGTTCGCGGACGAGACGGGCGCCGACCCCTGGCGCGAACTGAACGAGCTGGTCGCCTCCGTCGCCAAGGCGCTCGAGCTCCCCGCCCTCGCTCCGTTCACCGCCGACACGCCGCTCGCGGCCGTGCCTCGCAACGACGACGACGGCGCCAGGCCCGCCATCCTCCCCGGCGCCGTCCTCGGCCTGTACCCGCTCTCCAACCAGAGCCTCGTGGATGACATGCGCGCCCTCGTGGACGGGGAGCCCATCTCCGGCCCGCTGGAGAGCTTCCTGCGCGTGGACGTGTCGCTCGGCCAGTCCCACCACGCCGGAGGCGAGCGCAACCTCGAGGGCCTCAAGCACGCCGCCGAGGAGCGCCTCGTCACCATCGCGGACCCGTGCCAGGCCCGCGCGGTGCGGCTCGCGCGACAGAGCCGCGGCCTCGTCATCCACGGCCCCCCGGGCACCGGCAAGTCGCAGACCATCGCCAACGCCATCGGCGACCACCTGGCGCGCGGCGAGCGCGTGCTCTTCGTCTGCGACAAGCGCACCGCGCTCGACGTGGTGAAGCACCGCCTGGACCACCTGGGCCTGGGCAACCTGTGCGCCGTCGTCCACGACGCGCAACGCGACCAGCGCGACCTGTACATGGGCATCCGCGAGCAGCTCGACGGCCTGCCCGAGGCCCGCACCGACGCCGCCGTGGCCAACGCGCTGTCCCGCGTCGACTCCGAGCTCCAGTCCCTCCACGACGAGCTGACCGCCGCCGAGCGCGCCCTCGCCGAGCGCCCCGAGGGCGGCGCCGCGCCGTCCTTCCACGAGCTCGTCGGCGAGTGGCTCGGCCTGGACGCCCCGGCCGCGCTCGCACCCGCCACGGCCTCCCTCTCCTCCGCCCGGCTCTCCGACGTCACGCCGCGCGAGCGCGAGGTGCGCGAGGTCCTCGAGCGCGGCGGCAAGGAGGGCTACCCCGACAACCCCTGGCGCGACGCGCTGGGCACGGACCTGGCCTCGTACCTCGCCACGCCCCTGGCCACCTGGCGCGAGCGGCTGGCCACCACCGTCGAGGCCGCGCGCGACGCGGACGCCGCCGCCTCGCCCGACATCCCCACCTTCGGCGCCGACCCCCAGGCCGAGGGCGCCGCCCGCGCCGCCTTCGCCCAGAAGCTCGCCCCCGTCGTCGAGGCCACCAGCCCCGAGGCCCTCGCCCGCTGGGGCTCCGCGTCCTCCGACGCCGTGAGGGCCGCGAGGACGCAGCTCGAGGGGCTCGCGCCGCAGGTGAAGGTCCTCTCCGAGGGCCCGCTCGACGCGGAGCTGGCGCTCCTCCACCGCGAGCAACCCCAGGCCCTCGGCGCGCTGTCCACCGCGCTCGCCACGCTGGGCGCATACCTGGGCATCGCGAGCAAGTGGTACGCCTTCTTCTGCTTCGCCCGGAAGGCCGGCGCGCGCAAGGTGCTCCAGCAGTTCGGCCTCACCCTCGGCGCGCTCGCCGCCGAGCGCGTCAGCCGCTTCCTCACCGGCGCCCGCGCGCGCCTGCTGCTCGGCGAGTACCACCGCGCCACCCTCGCCCCCGGCGCGACGAACGCCAGCGCCCTGACCGACGACGCCCTCTCGCGAGAGCTGCGCACGCACGGCGCCCTCTTCGAGCTGCTCGGCGAGCTGGACTCGGCGCCGCTGCTCGCCTCGTGCCGCGACGCCGTGCGCCGCGCCCTCGGCGGCCCCCGGGAGGCGCTCCCCGCGATGCTCACCGCCCTGCGCCAGTCCGCCCCGCGCGGCGCCGCGGTGGCCCGCCTGGAGCAACGCCTGACCGAGACGCACCTGTTCTCCAACGCGTGGCTCGCGTCCCGCTCCCGCGAGCTGCGCGCCGGCGCGACGCTGCACGCCGAGGCAACGAGCCTCCAGTCCCGCCTGTCCACCGTGGAGGGCCTGCTGCGCCTGCGCTCCCTGCTGTCCGGCATGCCCCCGGCGCTGGAGACCGCCGTGGAGGCGCTGGCCCGGCAAGGCGTGGACGCGGAGGCCGGCTGGGTCGCCGTGCGCAAGGCGACGCTCGCGGCGGAGGTGGCCTCGCGGCTGCGTGACGACCCCGCGCTCCAGCACGTCGACGCGGACCGCGCCCAGGCCGCCCACGCGCGCTACCGCGTGCTGGAGGACACGAAGCGCGGCCTCGTGCGCGACGCCATCCTCCACCGCTGGACGCAGCGCCAGCGCGAGCGGCTGCTCGCGAGCACCGGCGGCCGGCTCAACGGCCAGGGCGCCGAGCTGCGCCGCCGGCTGATGCTGCGCGGCGAGCGCGCCATGCGCGTGCGCCAGGTCATCGCCACCGGCCTGGACACCGAGGGCGGAGACCCGCTGTTCGACGCGCGCCCCGTCTGGATGGCCAGCCCGCAGACGGTGGCGCAAATCTTCCCCCGCCGCCCCATCTTCGACGTCGTCATCTTCGACGAGTCCTCCCAGTGCCGACTGGAGGAGGCCCTCCCCGTGCTGACCCGGGCGAAGCGGGTCGTCATCGCCGGCGACCCGAAGCAGCTGCCCCCCACGCGCTTCTTCGAGTCCGCCGTGGTGCAGAGCCAGGAAGTCGAGGCCGAGTCGGAGCAGGGCCTGTTCGAGGAGCAGCAGGCCGAGGTCGAGGACCTCCTGTCCGCCGCCCTCAACCTCGACATCGACCAGTGCTACCTCGACGTGCACTACCGCTCGCAGAACGCGGACCTCATCGCCTTCAGCAACGACCACTTCTACGACAAGCGCCTCCAGGCCATCCCCGCGCACCCGTCCCACGTCGCGCCGCACGTGCCCCTGCGCCTGATTCCCGTGGGCGGCACCTACGAGAAGCGCGTCAACCTCGTCGAGGCGCGCGCCGTGGGCCAACTCGTCAAGGAGCTGCTCGCCCAGCCCGAGCCGCCCTCCATCGGCATCGCCTGCTTCAACCTCGCGCAGCGCGACGCCATCCTCGACGTGCTCGACACGCTCGCCGCCGAGGACGCCACCTTCTCCCAGCGGCTCGCCACCGCGCGCGCCCGCCGCGGCGCGGGCTCCTTCGAGGGCCTCTTCGTCAAGAACCTGGAGAACGTCCAGGGCGACGAGCGCGACCACCTCATCATCAGCACCACCTACGGACCGGACGCACAGGGCCGCTTCTACCGCCGCTTCGGTCCGCTCGGCAGCGCGGGCGGAGGCCGGCGCCTCAACGTGCTCGTCACCCGCGCCCGCCAGCAGGTCCACCTCCTCACCTCCATCCCCCGCGAGGCCTACGCGTCCCTGCCTCCCGTGGAGGCCGGCCGTCAGCCCAACGGCGGCTGGCTGCTCTTCGCCTACCTCCAGTTCGCGGAGAGGCTCGCCCAGGACTACGCCCAGGAAGCGGCCAACGCGAAGCAGGACACCTCCGGCGCGCCCGTCCGCCGCGAAGCCACGGTGCGCGCCCGCGAGACGACCATGGGCTCCGCCTTCGCGCAGGCCCTGGCCACGCGGCTCGCCCGGCACCACCACGTCTCCTCCGACGTGCACTGGGGCAACGACGGCTTCTGCGTGGACGTCGCCCTGCACCACCCCACGCGCCCCGGCGACGTCACCGTGGGCCTGCTGTGCGACGGCACCCGCTACACCAAGGCCGCCGACCGCGTGGAGTGGGACCTGTTCCGCACCGCCATCCTCGAGGGCCAGGGCTGGAAGCTCGTGCGCCTGTGGACGCCGCACTTCTTCCGCGACCCCGAGGGCGCGACCACGCGCGTGCTCCAGTCCTCGGGCGACGTGCTGATGCGAGAGCCCTCCGCGCAGCAGGCCGCCACGGCCTCCGCTGGACAGCGCGTGGTGCACTGA
- a CDS encoding HIT family protein codes for MMDVNDPCLGCAIVSGAHRPVGGVLARAPGLVLHGVAGPSPVPGWVVISSERHVRGWYDLDEGPSRELGAFAARVMRAQREVLGAEHAYAFAIGDVLRHFHLHLVPRYRDTPHRLWGRAAFDAPPADHRPAEELEAAAQALAQALSNP; via the coding sequence ATGATGGATGTGAATGACCCATGTCTCGGCTGCGCCATCGTCAGCGGCGCGCATCGCCCCGTCGGGGGCGTCCTCGCGAGGGCTCCCGGTCTCGTGCTGCATGGCGTGGCGGGCCCGAGCCCCGTCCCTGGTTGGGTGGTCATCTCCAGCGAACGCCACGTGCGCGGCTGGTACGACCTGGATGAAGGCCCGTCGCGCGAGCTGGGCGCGTTCGCCGCGCGGGTCATGCGCGCGCAGCGCGAGGTGCTGGGCGCCGAGCACGCGTATGCGTTTGCCATTGGCGACGTGCTCCGCCACTTCCACCTGCACCTGGTCCCCCGCTACCGCGACACGCCCCACCGGCTGTGGGGCCGCGCCGCCTTCGACGCGCCCCCCGCCGACCACCGGCCCGCCGAGGAGCTGGAGGCCGCCGCCCAGGCCCTCGCCCAGGCCCTCTCCAACCCCTGA
- a CDS encoding carboxypeptidase-like regulatory domain-containing protein, with protein sequence MKKHLIMALVPFLALGCGDDLKDENGDGIADGVREPDSVTTVSPSTPKGTVSGQVLSTDLKALSDATVELTIGSSAEALTATTDAKGNFKFANVPAGSDVLLTFTKSGFATLRATANIPSSAGNVPINNANVSFGPVTLTRLDGTLRFVLVTPTGRPAAGVKATLEASPAGVVVLNNNDATTTVVSTVVVESTSDDQGVVTFTGIPTAMELARFTGSQYKLWVSAVDANNDGVPESLGAAPTYAASTILSQGTTQIINLPFSRDNGATFEIDASNVASIRNVTSHSSDPLRNMVKPGEPIYVYFNQPVQPGSLLARLTDEYGKEFLSATATLGNGGFSATITPANGVVQEGKEYNLKISAVSAETGTVLTKTGFFFGGEQGTPRPLSIVDVRFQDGAGPNVLNRGEVVYVTFSSAVRADAFGVQTFMNIDINNSAVGVPLGDVVGEEGNANGFVLYPAEPVRPIPTKTPGESAVFDLTQSGYTTRFFFVYDGIKDIQDLSRFPLRIAFAKLPQQGIYNTYANIWAQPIITDVSSTTPITVIPAPVAAP encoded by the coding sequence ATGAAGAAGCATCTGATCATGGCCCTGGTGCCTTTTCTGGCGCTGGGTTGCGGGGATGATCTCAAGGACGAGAACGGCGACGGAATCGCGGACGGCGTGAGGGAGCCGGACTCGGTGACGACGGTGTCGCCGTCGACGCCGAAGGGGACGGTGTCGGGCCAGGTGCTGAGCACGGACCTGAAGGCCCTGTCCGACGCCACCGTGGAGCTGACGATCGGCAGCTCCGCCGAGGCGCTCACTGCCACGACGGATGCGAAGGGCAACTTCAAGTTCGCGAACGTTCCCGCGGGCTCGGACGTGCTCCTGACGTTCACCAAGAGCGGGTTCGCCACGCTGCGCGCGACCGCGAACATTCCGTCGTCGGCGGGCAACGTCCCCATCAACAACGCGAACGTGAGCTTCGGTCCGGTGACGCTGACGCGGCTGGATGGAACGCTGCGCTTCGTGCTGGTGACGCCCACGGGTCGTCCGGCGGCGGGCGTGAAGGCGACGCTGGAGGCGTCCCCCGCGGGCGTGGTCGTGCTGAACAACAACGACGCCACCACGACGGTGGTGAGCACCGTGGTGGTCGAGTCGACCTCCGACGACCAGGGTGTCGTGACGTTCACGGGCATCCCCACGGCGATGGAGCTGGCCCGCTTCACGGGCAGCCAGTACAAGCTGTGGGTGAGCGCGGTGGATGCGAACAACGACGGCGTCCCGGAGAGCCTCGGCGCGGCGCCGACCTACGCGGCCTCGACCATCCTCAGCCAGGGGACGACGCAGATCATCAACCTGCCGTTCTCGAGGGACAACGGGGCTACGTTCGAGATCGACGCGTCCAACGTGGCCAGCATCCGCAATGTGACGAGCCACTCGTCGGATCCGCTGCGCAACATGGTGAAGCCCGGCGAGCCCATCTATGTGTACTTCAACCAGCCCGTGCAGCCGGGCTCCTTGCTCGCGCGCCTGACGGACGAGTATGGCAAGGAGTTCCTGTCGGCGACCGCAACGCTGGGGAACGGTGGCTTCAGCGCCACCATCACGCCAGCGAACGGAGTGGTTCAGGAGGGCAAGGAGTACAACCTGAAGATCAGCGCCGTGTCCGCGGAGACCGGAACGGTTCTGACGAAGACGGGCTTCTTCTTCGGCGGTGAGCAGGGCACTCCGCGACCGCTGTCCATCGTTGATGTGCGGTTCCAGGATGGCGCGGGCCCCAATGTTCTCAATCGGGGGGAAGTCGTCTACGTGACCTTCAGCAGCGCAGTGAGGGCGGATGCGTTCGGGGTCCAGACCTTCATGAATATTGATATCAATAATTCCGCCGTAGGGGTGCCGCTCGGTGACGTGGTTGGTGAAGAGGGCAACGCAAACGGCTTCGTCTTGTATCCTGCAGAACCTGTTCGCCCCATTCCAACGAAGACTCCCGGTGAATCCGCGGTGTTCGATCTGACTCAGTCGGGCTACACGACGCGGTTCTTCTTCGTGTACGACGGGATAAAGGATATCCAGGACCTCTCGCGATTCCCGCTGCGTATTGCTTTCGCGAAGCTGCCTCAGCAGGGCATTTACAATACCTACGCGAACATCTGGGCGCAGCCGATCATCACGGACGTCTCCTCGACGACGCCCATCACCGTCATCCCTGCTCCGGTTGCCGCGCCGTAG
- a CDS encoding Ig-like domain-containing protein, giving the protein MAARLVTSTRFTNGKLNISVELSGPVPDTVELLVDGAPVLTLLPPYRIRWDTQELDEGERELLVRLTLGSRVTVSDPVWLTVDRTPPKWVSGKPAPADQLVPVSQVVQAVFSEPLDPASVTADSIKLVAGTEVIPTDAELSARGTEVNLRPRTKLPVETLVEVAIGQVADRAGNPIQPLESTWSWFVPGFLPLGEPLTAGSPASARADYLQIQTDSAGNPWVVWVDSETKSAHVRRWNGMSWEQVGTTLESGVEDSLLSVLSMRLDSEGFPVIAWVEQRDRSIRVHRWTGTQWQKMGSPFALPVWLPYPILRTDGHGQWFLAFTDGYDAGSRAYVWKWLGDRWDLLGSDFKVDPTKSLSGMGLEIDTTGMPVVAWTERDASINDTTYMSRWSEGQWRQITNPMAGLLKPYGFDGQGRLILSTLAVDGKGACPQIWARDGAEWNVMGAPIPGLFSGETIARVKGFFVTEGTVAVVIEEPEAPGLRNSFFASEFREGVWRPRGGILRPTPGTYAYDASFVMSQSGRLYFARIEPSGPPPEAARPIRVYAPND; this is encoded by the coding sequence ATGGCTGCCCGGCTCGTGACGTCGACGCGATTCACGAACGGCAAGCTCAATATTTCGGTTGAGCTGAGTGGCCCCGTTCCTGACACCGTGGAGTTGTTGGTGGACGGGGCCCCAGTCCTGACGCTGCTTCCTCCGTACAGGATTCGCTGGGATACGCAGGAACTGGACGAGGGAGAGCGCGAACTGCTCGTGAGATTGACACTCGGCTCCCGAGTCACCGTGAGCGACCCCGTCTGGCTCACCGTGGACCGCACCCCGCCGAAATGGGTTTCAGGGAAGCCGGCTCCAGCAGATCAGCTCGTCCCCGTGAGTCAGGTCGTCCAGGCCGTCTTCTCGGAGCCGTTGGATCCGGCTTCGGTGACTGCTGACTCCATCAAGTTGGTTGCTGGGACCGAGGTAATCCCCACGGATGCTGAGTTGTCCGCACGGGGAACCGAGGTGAATCTTCGCCCAAGAACGAAGCTTCCTGTCGAGACGCTGGTGGAGGTGGCCATCGGGCAAGTGGCGGACCGTGCTGGCAACCCAATCCAGCCATTGGAATCCACGTGGAGTTGGTTCGTGCCGGGGTTCTTGCCTTTGGGAGAACCATTGACTGCAGGCTCTCCAGCGAGCGCGAGAGCGGATTATCTCCAAATACAAACGGACTCGGCTGGCAATCCGTGGGTTGTCTGGGTGGATAGTGAAACGAAGTCGGCTCATGTCCGGCGTTGGAATGGAATGTCTTGGGAGCAAGTTGGGACCACTCTGGAGTCCGGCGTGGAGGACTCTCTTCTGTCTGTCCTCAGCATGAGGCTGGATTCAGAAGGATTCCCTGTCATTGCTTGGGTGGAGCAGCGAGATAGGTCCATCCGCGTCCATCGCTGGACTGGAACTCAATGGCAGAAGATGGGGAGCCCTTTTGCACTTCCCGTTTGGTTGCCGTATCCCATTCTCCGAACGGACGGTCATGGACAATGGTTCTTGGCCTTTACCGATGGCTACGATGCAGGCAGTCGCGCCTATGTCTGGAAGTGGCTGGGGGATAGGTGGGATTTGCTTGGGTCGGATTTCAAGGTGGATCCGACGAAGTCCCTCAGCGGTATGGGACTGGAGATCGACACGACAGGAATGCCTGTCGTGGCCTGGACGGAGCGTGATGCCTCGATCAACGACACAACCTACATGTCTCGTTGGAGTGAGGGGCAGTGGAGGCAGATCACCAATCCCATGGCGGGACTCCTGAAGCCATATGGGTTTGATGGCCAGGGACGGCTCATTCTTTCGACCCTGGCGGTGGATGGTAAGGGAGCCTGTCCCCAGATCTGGGCAAGGGATGGGGCGGAATGGAATGTCATGGGTGCGCCGATTCCGGGCCTCTTCTCCGGGGAGACCATTGCTCGAGTCAAAGGGTTCTTCGTCACAGAAGGAACCGTGGCCGTGGTGATCGAGGAACCCGAAGCACCAGGGCTGAGGAATTCGTTTTTCGCGAGCGAGTTTCGCGAAGGTGTCTGGCGCCCTCGGGGCGGCATCTTGCGACCAACGCCTGGCACGTACGCGTACGACGCCTCGTTCGTGATGAGCCAGTCAGGGCGACTCTACTTCGCGAGAATCGAGCCGAGCGGGCCACCACCGGAGGCTGCCCGCCCCATCCGCGTCTACGCCCCGAACGACTGA
- a CDS encoding response regulator: MKRTAIPTSEDLEPGETSVSSGAGRKRVLVVDDFDDAREMYAEYLEFVGFEVDTAKDGIEAVTKAQTSEPDIILMDLSLPVMDGWEATRRIKQDSRTRDIPVMALTGHVLAGNAEHARQAGADEFVAKPCLPQDLENKIRNMLKPSKARRGDGQED; encoded by the coding sequence ATGAAGCGGACGGCCATCCCCACCTCTGAAGACCTGGAGCCCGGTGAGACCTCCGTCTCGTCGGGTGCGGGGCGAAAACGCGTCCTCGTCGTCGACGACTTCGATGACGCGCGGGAGATGTATGCGGAGTACCTGGAGTTCGTGGGCTTCGAGGTCGACACCGCGAAGGACGGCATCGAGGCGGTGACGAAGGCCCAGACGAGCGAGCCGGACATCATCCTCATGGACCTGTCCCTGCCCGTCATGGATGGCTGGGAGGCCACCCGGCGCATCAAGCAGGACTCCCGCACGCGGGACATCCCCGTCATGGCGTTGACGGGACACGTCCTCGCGGGCAACGCGGAGCACGCGCGGCAGGCGGGGGCCGACGAGTTCGTCGCCAAGCCGTGCCTGCCGCAGGACCTGGAGAACAAGATTCGCAACATGCTCAAGCCGAGCAAGGCGCGGAGAGGAGACGGGCAGGAGGACTGA